The Saccharomycodes ludwigii strain NBRC 1722 chromosome II, whole genome shotgun sequence genome window below encodes:
- the VPS34 gene encoding phosphatidylinositol 3-kinase VPS34 (similar to Saccharomyces cerevisiae YLR240W | VPS34 | Vacuolar Protein Sorting): MDKESVTFCVSSELSNIPFKIQIDRLLGKKELLKASAKFECPEISRLPSNINECSELFVTAQIYDCKTGRKLTLPVSTRYTPFKNHRKWSQWLVLPIYLSQLNAECKVLLTLWEFNPEGEKEIFYQVDTNIFDDKTRSLKRGSECIKFNIRAPIGSHEIIPNNSQELLDKYILGEIKSDPWLDPTSIEVLRHKALNISIDDKISKIDDVKDTFVLFIRFPLYEVPVVEQRSSLDLPGNISTVESFKPNSSDLTSATVKNNHTYSNNNIFSDNSITTITNATINNTPTGDITDSNDDSNNDDSNNNNNVDTDDDTNTNSNQDNNININNSTNNTSFNNNQEFVVLSNRRNTVKFYDPEQFNTDPIEEKFRRLERSLSRKGQIDTIIKPDAKRRELLNKIINYPPCTQLTSYEKALIWKYRYYCLSFKKALPKFLQSCSLTDEAEQKEVVNLMNRWTEIDIADAIELLSPSYNSSFVKEYAVRCLRKATDEELELYLLQLVQALKFEGQQQGQEEERKSSATTSHKISQAMVDPLASRYSMSVMTTGDDNNSDLVVAEDPNDFGVVLNSDDADNKPNDRLSHLAHFLIQRNSKNFRLSSQFYWYLVTESTDSFHLQSILTYFLNKLPQDYRDKISIQSEFVNILRGFCIHIKNLRDTTQKKTELLHNLVSSKLRGFLKHKKVVLPLDPSITAVDVVVDKCKVFKSSLSPLKITFKTKPDNNIINQTYSLMFKVGDDLRQDQLVVQIITLMDVLLKSENVDLKLTPYKIVTTGPDEGAIQFIPNDTITDILNKYHGILPFLADHNSNYDKNKHGDQVNAIEHLNPEVMDNFVKSCAGYCVITYILGVGDRHLDNLLIQPDGRFFHADFGYILGRDPKPFPPLMKLPPQIIEAFGGIDSANYDKFRSYCFVAYTILRRNSGLILNLFELMKNSEIPDIKLDPESALNQVKEKFRLDISEEEAILHFQNLINVSVNALLPLVIDHLHNLAQYWRA; this comes from the coding sequence ATGGACAAAGAAAGTGTTACGTTCTGTGTATCATCAGAACTTTCCAATATCCCATTTAAAATTCAGATAGATAGATTATTAggtaaaaaagaattattaaaagctTCAGCAAAGTTTGAGTGTCCAGAAATAAGTAGACTTCCTtcaaatattaatgaaTGCAGTGAACTTTTTGTCACTGCTCAAATATACGATTGTAAGACTGGCAGAAAATTAACGTTACCTGTTTCAACTAGATACACGCCCTTCAAAAATCATAGAAAGTGGTCTCAATGGTTAGTTTTgcctatttatttatctcaATTGAACGCAGAATGTAAAGTATTACTAACTCTTTGGGAATTTAACCCTGAAGGTGAGAAAGAGATCTTTTATCAGGTTGACACCAATATCTTTGATGATAAAACAAGATCGTTGAAAAGGGGTTCAGAAtgtattaaatttaatattcgTGCTCCAATTGGCTCCCATGAAATAATACCTAATAATTCACAGGAATTACtagataaatatattttaggTGAAATTAAGTCGGACCCTTGGCTAGATCCAACTTCCATTGAAGTTTTAAGACACAAAGCTCTCAATATATCCATAGATGACAAAATAAGTAAAATTGATGATGTTAAAGACACctttgtattatttatccgTTTCCCTTTGTATGAGGTTCCGGTTGTAGAACAACGGTCATCTTTGGACTTACCTGGAAATATTTCTACCGTCGAATCATTCAAACCGAATAGCTCAGATTTAACCAGCGCTACTGTTAAGAATAACCATACTtatagtaacaataatatttttagtgATAACAGTATCACCACTATCACCAATgctactattaataatacccCTACTGGTGATATTACTGATAGCAATGATGATAgcaataatgatgatagcaacaacaataataatgttgataCTGACGATGATACCAATACGAATAGCAAtcaagataataatattaatattaacaacagcactaataatacaagttttaataacaatcaaGAATTCGTGGTTTTGTCTAATAGACGAAACACGGTGAAATTTTATGACCCTGAACAATTTAATACCGATccaattgaagaaaaatttcGGAGGTTAGAAAGGTCGTTGAGTAGAAAGGGACAAATAGACACAATTATAAAGCCAGACGCAAAAAGAAGAGAgctattaaataaaattatcaattaTCCACCTTGTACTCAGTTAACTTCTTATGAAAAAGCATTGATTTGGAAATACaggtattattgtttgtcttttaaaaaagcgCTACCAAAATTTTTACAAAGTTGCTCATTAACAGATGAGGCGGAACAAAAGGAAGTTGTTAATTTAATGAATAGATGGACAGAGATTGATATTGCTGATGCTATAGAGCTATTAAGCCCATCCTATAATAGTTCCTTTGTTAAAGAATATGCTGTTAGATGTTTAAGAAAAGCTACAGATGAAGAATTAGAACTATACCTTTTACAATTGGTACAAGCATTAAAGTTTGAAGGTCAACAACAAGGACAAGAGGAGGAACGTAAAAGCTCTGCTACCACTTCGCATAAGATTTCACAGGCAATGGTTGACCCCTTAGCTTCTAGATACTCCATGAGTGTAATGACCACTGGGGATGACAATAATTCCGATTTAGTTGTTGCTGAGGATCCTAACGACTTCGGAGTTGTATTAAATAGCGATGATGCTGATAATAAGCCAAATGACCGATTATCCCATTTAGCACACTTCTTAATACAAAGaaattccaaaaatttTAGATTATCGAGCCAATTTTATTGGTATTTGGTTACCGAATCTACTGATAGTTTCCACTTACAATCTATATTGAcctattttttaaataaactaCCACAAGATTATAGGGATAAAATATCCATACAATCCGAATTTGTTAACATATTACGTGGGTTTTGTATTCATATTAAGAATTTAAGAGATACTACGCAAAAGAAAACAGAATTATTGCACAATTTGGTTAGTTCCAAGTTGAGGGGATTTTTGAAACATAAAAAAGTGGTCCTTCCATTAGACCCATCAATAACAGCGGTTGATGTTGTAGTGGATAAGTGTAAAGTATTTAAAAGTTCTTTGTCTCCATTAAAAATCACGTTTAAAACAAAGCCggacaataatattattaaccaGACGTATTCTTTAATGTTCAAAGTAGGTGATGATTTAAGACAAGATCAGTTGGTTGTGCAAATTATTACACTGATGGATGTGCTATTAAAAAGTGAAAACgttgatttaaaattaacacCGTATAAAATTGTTACTACTGGACCAGACGAAGGCGCTATCCAATTTATACCCAATGATACAATTACagatatattaaataaatatcatgGCATCTTACCTTTTTTGGCCGACCATAACTCTAATTacgataaaaataaacacgGAGACCAGGTTAATGCAATAGAACACCTGAATCCGGAGGTAATGGACAATTTTGTTAAATCATGTGCAGGTTATTGTGTCATTACTTATATTTTGGGAGTAGGTGATAGACATTTGGATAATTTATTGATACAGCCAGATGGTAGATTCTTCCACGCCGATTTTGGCTATATTTTAGGAAGGGATCCTAAACCATTTCCTCCATTAATGAAATTGCCCCCTCAAATAATTGAAGCCTTTGGTGGAATTGATAGTGCTAACTATGATAAATTTAGGAGCTATTGTTTTGTAGCCTATACGATTTTACGTAGGAATTCTGgcttaattttaaatttgtttgAATTGATGAAAAATTCGGAAATTCCTGACATAAAGCTAGATCCAGAGAGTGCATTGAACCAAGTTAAAGAAAAGTTCCGTTTAGACATTTCTGAAGAGGAAGCAATTTTACATTTCCagaatttaattaatgtGAGTGTCAATGCACTACTTCCTTTAGTTATAGATCATTTACATAACCTAGCACAATATTGGCGTGCATGA
- the MSS116 gene encoding ATP-dependent RNA helicase (similar to Saccharomyces cerevisiae YDR194C | MSS116 | Mitochondrial Splicing System), giving the protein MFKKALYISASQFAVRNVLKTTTTGVNSLTPVFSSLSTVKRLASTNSNISSSDAIEKETFVSTDNVVADSKDAFTTTSTNEKKNDIEKKDTPELLEKLDENVHIDSLKDANLLDASIHKALDRQGFRTLTPVQSKAIIPILSQVDSDIITRAKTGTGKTLAFLIPIFQHLVKTRRESQYMVRAIIVAPTRDLAIQIENEIEKVFYKNNYGLQKFETQLLIGGTNLRESIKRMEKKRPNIVVATPGRLKDVLSDERVAKRFFKFVDFKVFDEADTLLEVGFREEMEEISDMLNEINENGLNHIRTLLFSATFNDKVEALSNKLMRKENNTFIDTVDENEPEVQEKVDQHVTITSNLALNILSSLEYIKKNMDTQNSKIIVFCPSTKFTSLYGTLLTKVSEGKFPVYTLHGKLQQNTRTNIVARFKKQDTNNSRGNRNRNSNNTSGGVLVCTDVGARGMDYPNINQVVQVGVPTKLANYIHRIGRTARAGKTGKSMLFLTKAETNFLDALSEIKQVTIENQQKVSSFEDEQIKDVVCKVLAKDIDLTDEAFTTILGFYKGVTKEYRLNFEHLCKDVGLSYTELLRERDIDGDKEEGEENEDKKLYIPQSFVKNVIQVPNRRLVQWFNLGKFVKIEDNGFENKNNRFNNSRGSFNNKFNNRYNQRGSTRYNNSERGSNNRNSDNNYGSSNRNSDNNYGSKYRRKGSGKNPSFHDDY; this is encoded by the coding sequence atgtttaaaaaagcTTTATATATCTCTGCAAGTCAATTTGCCGTTAGAaatgttttgaaaactaCTACCACAGGTGTCAATTCACTCACACCAGTgttttcatcattatcaacTGTCAAAAGGCTAGCTAGCacaaatagtaatattagtTCTAGCGATgctattgaaaaagaaacatttGTTTCCACAGATAACGTTGTTGCTGATTCCAAAGACGCCTTTACCACTACTTCCAccaacgaaaaaaaaaatgacatagaaaaaaaagatacccctgaattattagaaaagtTAGATGAAAATGTTCATATTGATTCTTTAAAAGACGCCAATCTTTTGGATGCTTCCATTCATAAAGCTTTAGATAGACAAGGTTTCCGCACCTTAACACCTGTACAAAGTAAAGCTATTATTCCCATTCTTTCCCAAGTGGACTctgatattattacaagAGCAAAGACTGGTACTGGTAAAACTTTagcttttttaattccaatttttcaacACTTGGTCAAAACAAGGAGGGAATCTCAATATATGGTTAGAGCCATTATTGTTGCTCCAACAAGAGATTTGGCTATtcaaattgaaaatgaaatcgAGAAGgtcttttataaaaataattatggattacaaaaatttgaaacTCAACTTTTAATTGGTGGAACCAATTTAAGAGAGAGCATCAAgagaatggaaaaaaagagaccTAACATTGTAGTTGCTACTCCAGGAAGATTAAAAGATGTTTTAAGTGATGAAAGAGTTGCCAAGAggtttttcaaatttgttGATTTCAAAGTTTTTGACGAAGCTGATACTTTATTAGAAGTTGGTTTCCGTGAAGAGATGGAAGAAATTAGCGATATGCTAAATGAAATTAACGAAAATGGACTAAACCATATCAGAACTTTACTATTTTCTGCAACGTTTAATGATAAAGTTGAAGCTTTATCCAATAAATTGATGAGAAAGGAAAACAATACGTTTATTGATACagttgatgaaaatgaacCTGAAGTTCAAGAAAAAGTTGACCAACACGTAACGATCACTTCTAATTTGGCTCTTAACATTTTAAGTTCTTTAGaatacattaaaaaaaatatggatACTCAAAACTCCAAAATCATTGTTTTTTGTCCAAGTACAAAGTTCACTTCCTTATACGGCACCCTGCTAACGAAAGTTTCTGAAGGAAAATTTCCAGTTTATACATTGCATGGTAAATTGCAACAAAATACCAGGACAAATATCGTTGCTCGTTTTAAGAAACAGGATACCAATAACAGTAGAGGTAATAGAAACAGAAATAGCAATAACACGAGTGGTGGTGTTTTAGTTTGTACTGATGTTGGTGCTCGTGGTATGGATTACCCAAATATCAATCAGGTTGTTCAAGTTGGTGTTCCAACTAAATTGGCTAATTATATCCATAGAATCGGTAGAACTGCCAGAGCAGGTAAAACCGGGAAATctatgttatttttaactaaaGCGGAAACTAATTTCTTGGATGCTTTGTCTGAAATCAAACAAGTTACAATTGAGAATCAACAAAAAGTTTCAAGCTTTGAAGATGAACAAATTAAAGATGTTGTTTGTAAAGTTTTGGCAAAGGATATTGATTTAACTGATGAAGCCTTTACAACCATTCTAGGTTTTTACAAGGGTGTGACTAAGGAATATAGATTAAATTTTGAACATTTATGTAAAGATGTTGGTTTGAGTTACACCGAACTGCTTAGAGAAAGAGACATTGATGGAGATAAAGAAGAAGgtgaagaaaatgaagataAGAAGTTATACATCCCACAATCTTTTGTCAAAAATGTTATTCAAGTTCCAAACAGAAGATTAGTACAGTGGTTCAATTTAGGTAAATTTGTTAAGATAGAAGATAAtggttttgaaaataagaataataggTTTAACAACTCTAGAGgttcatttaataataagttTAATAACCGTTATAATCAAAGAGGCTCAACTAGATATAACAACAGTGAACGTGgcagtaataatagaaatTCCGATAATAACTATGGCAGTAGCAATAGAAATTCCGATAATAACTATGGCAGTAAGTATAGAAGAAAGGGAAGCGGTAAGAATCCATCCTTTCATGATGATTATTAA
- the REF2 gene encoding RNA-processing protein REF2 (similar to Saccharomyces cerevisiae YDR195W | REF2 | RNA End Formation), with the protein MEEINNNNNTNNNNNILPHNVKIFNALTGAFISNLRKLIANIKEIKTFPQLNEINTYIEQLRKSYEGLVNDNKNVIITFNRADEQLYQGLLNMYLDYIKELEFIKGKIMDPSLLKYDWLDSQNNFPELLLTDLRKGLKDYESLTEKMKKKLIDKCKNNADKDLLTAFLFPTKSLDNSELSTAEVALATVTEAEKEKEKEKEKEKESKYKTKTKTKKLTKPETKSNIKLEENSNSKIENKSKMKIAGPKKRKSVDTEEELSTKPTKKPKTVREIKSKPTRDVSNIKLQSRSQTSIAKKYTDKGLKSILKSPTPVDRSASLASSNTSSNSDNNSNTVKILPPTSKNSIKFKDDFVTVFGHDLPPTGLQVPPQDLSKLLDTAKKPISPKEYKLANYKGQRVLKLEPNSIIPKIEKCDIVDIKGGIVKLKTCAKPQYRVNFTSFNKHLYKYGRPSIDSVGLLKDTFQNTTEENSNIASRKKKKDNDKDNDDMIKLNKSIESEKITLNKDPVIIPAFGKNNLLLKQDRGGLPYKNVPIIKPNKYQPTSKY; encoded by the coding sequence ATggaagaaataaataataacaacaataccaataataataataatatattaccTCATAACgttaaaatattcaatgCCTTAACGGGTGcttttatttccaatttaCGTAAACTAATCGCTAATATAAAAGAGATTAAAACTTTCCCACAATTGAACGAAATAAATACCTATATTGAGCAACTACGAAAATCTTATGAGGGATTAGTGAATGATAATAAGAATGtcattattacttttaatcGGGCTGATGAACAACTATATCAAGGTTTGCTAAATATGTATTTAGATTATATTAAAGAATTAGAATTTATCAAGGGTAAAATAATGGACCCATCTTTACTCAAATACGATTGGTTAGATTctcaaaataattttccCGAATTATTACTTACAGATTTACGTAAAGGATTAAAGGATTATGAATCCTTAACcgagaaaatgaaaaagaaattgataGATAAGTGCAAGAATAATGCTGATAAGGATTTGTTAACTGCATTTTTATTCCCAACAAAGTCATTGGACAATTCTGAATTATCAACTGCGGAGGTGGCACTAGCAACAGTAACAGAGgcagagaaagaaaaagaaaaagaaaaagaaaaagaaaaagaaagtaaatataaaacaaaaactaaaaccaaaaaattaactaaGCCTGAAACCAAAAGTAATATCAAATTGGAAGAAAATTCCAACAGTAAAATcgaaaataaatctaaaatgaaaatagcAGGtccaaagaaaagaaaaagcgTAGATACTGAAGAGGAGTTAAGTACCAAACCCACTAAAAAGCCTAAAACTGTTAGGGAAATTAAGAGTAAACCAACGCGAGATgtttcaaatattaaattgcAGAGCCGTTCTCAAACATCaatagcaaaaaaatataccgATAAAGgtttaaaatcaatattgAAGTCACCAACACCAGTTGATAGATCTGCATCATTAGCATCATCGAATACTTCATCAAAcagtgataataatagtaacacTGTTAAGATACTCCCACCTACTAGtaaaaatagtattaaaTTTAAGGATGATTTTGTTACAGTGTTTGGCCATGATTTGCCACCCACTGGTTTACAAGTCCCACCACAAGACCTTTCCAAACTATTGGATACTGCAAAGAAGCCAATTTCCCCCAAAGAATATAAACTAGCCAATTATAAGGGACAACGTGTATTGAAATTGGAACCAAATAGTATAATACCGAAAATTGAGAAATGCGATATTGTTGATATTAAAGGGGGTATAGTCAAGCTAAAAACATGCGCTAAACCACAATATAGGGTGAATTTTACATCATTTAATAAGCATCTTTATAAGTATGGTAGACCAAGCATTGACAGCGTGGGTCTTTTAAAAGATACTTTCCAAAATACCACCGAGGAAAATTCCAACATCGCCAgtaggaaaaagaaaaaggataacgataaagataatgatgatatgATTAAGCTTAACAAATCAATTGAATcagaaaaaattactttAAACAAAGATCCTGTAATTATTCCTGCTTTTGGGAAAAACaacttattattaaaacaagatAGAGGTGGGCTACCTTATAAAAATGTTCCAATAATTAaaccaaataaatatcaacCCACTAGCAAATACTAA
- the CAB5 gene encoding putative dephospho-CoA kinase (similar to Saccharomyces cerevisiae YDR196C | CAB5 | subunit of the CoA-Synthesizing Protein Complex (CoA-SPC)) — MLVVGLTGGIACGKSTVTNIIQQTFDEKKITIIDADKIAREIVGPGKPAYNKIVTYFSDKIENLLIDTNGNNKGKELNRQALGAYVFQNKQELAVLNSITHPQIRYEIFKKILYSYLHGVKLVVLDVPLLFEAHLDIFCGATVSVIISEPELQIERLMLRNKDLSRQDALQRISSQMSTEEKILRSDYVIDNSGTAQELKMQVLSLFKKKLKQNFIVYLLELFPPIGLISALNVVISKYIRYVAHKKSPTKKVV, encoded by the coding sequence ATGTTAGTTGTTGGTTTAACTGGTGGTATAGCATGTGGAAAAAGTACTGTAACGAATATAATTCAACAGACTTtcgatgaaaaaaagataacgATTATTGATGCTGATAAAATTGCAAGAGAAATTGTTGGGCCTGGTAAACCAGCCTACAATAAGATTGTTACATATTTTAGtgataaaatagaaaatttgCTTATTGACAccaatggtaataataaggGAAAAGAGTTAAATAGACAGGCTTTAGGAGCCTAtgttttccaaaataaGCAAGAACTTGCAGTTTTAAATTCTATAACCCATCCTCAAATTAGGtatgaaatatttaaaaaaatattatacagTTATTTACATGGCGTTAAATTGGTGGTCTTAGATGTTCCTCTGTTATTTGAAGCTCATTTAGACATTTTCTGTGGGGCTACTGTTAGTGTTATAATTAGTGAGCCGGAATTACAAATTGAAAGACTAATGTTAAGAAACAAAGATTTATCTAGACAAGATGCTTTACAAAGAATTTCGTCTCAAATGTCTACAGAGGAGAAAATTCTAAGATCTGATTACGTTATTGACAATAGTGGAACAGCacaagaattaaaaatgcaAGTTCTgtctttatttaaaaagaaattaaaacaaaattttattgtatatttattggaATTATTCCCACCTATTGGCCTTATAAGCGCACTAAATGTAGtaatatcaaaatatataaggTATGTTGCTCATAAAAAAAGTCCcacaaaaaaagttgtgtaa
- the CBS2 gene encoding Cbs2p (similar to Saccharomyces cerevisiae YDR197W | CBS2 | Cytochrome B Synthesis) — translation MSVPRVYSLGNTPILSYLTLCLANYSKQQKTVPNIILLLQDKKKVQRFLQNESHLELVDDMGNTVFKKQFMASCEPPKYANGEFAELNNLLISENSFLAYKHNLHKYKSSLLKANCDNSTNNILLLNPPLSVVQAYKDFFEENALVDKGRTPNLLIGRATPPHAISSRSEFVSSQSITVKLINLEIINVFHNELDTAQCELFKIINETSKEIPDKLMTSTKSYNDYLIDTLEKIVVQSCFGPMSLLLDANNKQLKATKYLYEPIWRKLCSESSQILTAAYPQFTSRFTSERLFDLCLFELAKLSSNKRNPMLKSLKTNSETNIDHVNGLLVRMAENLKMPCTMHKTIYRLAKANIKAHRLENRLKH, via the coding sequence atGTCGGTTCCAAGGGTTTATTCTCTAGGTAATACACCCATATTATCCTATTTAACTTTATGCTTGGCTAATTATTCTAAACAACAGAAAACTGTTCCCAAcataattttattgttacaagacaaaaaaaaagttcaaCGTTTTTTACAAAACGAATCACATTTAGAATTAGTAGATGATATGGGGAAtactgtttttaaaaaacaatttatgGCATCTTGCGAACCTCCTAAATACGCTAATGGAGAATTTGCAGAATTAAACAATCTTTTAATATCGGAAAATTCATTTTTGGCATATAAACATAATTTACACAAATACAAATCATCTTTGCTCAAAGCTAATTGTGATAATAGTACCAACAACATTTTGTTACTAAACCCCCCACTGAGTGTTGTTCAAGCAtataaagatttttttgaagaaaatgcATTGGTCGATAAAGGGAGAACACCAAATCTATTGATAGGAAGGGCTACGCCGCCGCATGCTATTTCTTCAAGATCCGAATTTGTTTCATCCCAAAGCATAACCgttaaattaataaatttggaAATTATCAATGTTTTCCATAATGAATTGGATACTGCTCAATGCGaactatttaaaataataaatgaaacTTCAAAGGAAATTCCTGACAAACTTATGACGTCAACAAAATCTTATAATGATTATTTAATAGACACATTGGAGAAAATAGTGGTCCAGTCGTGTTTTGGGCCCATGTCTCTTTTATTAGatgcaaataataaacagtTGAAGGCcaccaaatatttatatgaaCCAATTTGGAGAAAATTATGTAGTGAATCATCACAAATTTTAACGGCCGCTTATCCACAATTCACTTCAAGATTTACCAGTGAAAGGCTTTTTGATTTATGCCTGTTTGAACTAGCCAAGTTGAGCTCAAACAAAAGAAACCCCATGTTGAAAAGTTTGAAAACAAATTCTGAAACCAATATAGATCATGTCAATGGTCTCTTAGTACGCATGGCTGAAAATCTAAAAATGCCGTGTACAATGCATAAGACAATATATAGATTGGCTAAAGCTAACATTAAAGCTCATAGGTTAGAAAATCGCTTAAAGCACTGA
- the RKM2 gene encoding protein-lysine N-methyltransferase (similar to Saccharomyces cerevisiae YDR198C | RKM2 | Ribosomal protein lysine (K) Methyltransferase) encodes MSDEKYQLLIDWLKQDNSFYLSPNIQIIEDSYGGIGLACKGKKYLNEKLISIPEKYMINIKTVERHVHMQDELQKGDEKERTKPSQNIYHKILHEDKNIMPDEYSTNQLIILFMYVEMFILAEKSFFYPFLQTLPTFETFLCSVPYLPDLLRMKQYEFKNKVSYAFLKHSNTIKRRIMDDWNTIKHILLNLNHSLDDDANTSDKSRNTRIFQRFLHVSMLINSRCLYYDITEEKQDNFTLVPLVDFINHSVAVNGGHCYPKVNKLTRSFEIYSGSTTDFEGLNEVFFNYGAHSNDFLLSEYGFVVPNNPSDFIDITPRVLKLLNPIQIAFLSEIGYLGDYTVTYEDISFRTIVALALVSITANNVAITTEQKSKMIKLINGTLYETSFNYKKLLHTILQEELDDCHEKLELLRAEKEGGNKIITTFNSNIQIVYEGYLQILKSVL; translated from the coding sequence ATGTCTGACGAAAAATACCAACTGTTGATAGATTGGTTGAAACAAgataattctttttatctttcaccaaatattcaaattatTGAGGACTCATATGGTGGCATTGGTTTAGCATGCaaggggaaaaaatatttaaatgaaaagtTAATTTCTATTccagaaaaatatatgatcaatattaaaacagTAGAGAGACACGTTCATATGCAAGATGAACTGCAAAAAGGAGacgaaaaagaaagaacaAAACCAAgccaaaatatttatcacAAAATATTGCATGAAGACAAAAATATCATGCCTGATGAATACTCTACaaatcaattaataattcttttcaTGTACGTAGAGATGTTTATTTTAGCCGAAAAATCGTTTTTTTATCCGTTTCTCCAAACATTACCAACTTTTGAAACTTTCCTATGTTCTGTACCATATTTACCAGATTTATTAAGGATGAAGCAATACGAATTTAAGAATAAAGTATCTTACGCATTTCTTAAACATTCAAATACGATTAAAAGAAGGATTATGGATGATTGGAACACGATTAAAcacattttattaaatttaaaccaTTCTCTTGATGATGATGCCAACACTTCAGATAAATCCAGAAACACAAGAATATTTCAAAGATTTCTTCATGTTTCCATGCTAATAAATTCTAGGTGTTTGTATTACGATATAACTGAAGAAAAACAAGATAATTTCACTTTGGTACCTTTGGTGGATTTTATTAACCATAGTGTTGCTGTGAATGGAGGTCATTGTTATCCTAAAGTTAATAAGTTGACTAGATCCTTTGAAATATACTCTGGCTCTACAACAGACTTTGAAGGTTTAAATGAAGTGTTTTTCAATTACGGAGCTCATtcaaatgattttttacTCAGCGAATATGGGTTTGTAGTTCCGAATAACCCATCTGACTTTATAGATATAACACCCAGAGTTCTAAAGCTACTAAATCCCATTCAGATAGCCTTTTTGTCTGAAATTGGGTATTTGGGTGATTACACAGTTACGTACGAAGATATAAGTTTTAGAACTATTGTTGCATTAGCACTAGTCTCAATTACTGCCAATAACGTTGCTATAACAACGGAGCAGAAAAGTAAAATgattaaattaattaatggAACATTGTATGAAACCTCCTTTAACTACAAGAAACTTCTACATACAATTTTACAAGAAGAATTAGATGATTGTcatgaaaaattagaattaCTGAGAGCCGAGAAAGAGGGGGGGAACAAAATCATAACAACatttaatagtaatatacAAATCGTATACGAGGGATATTTACAGATTTTAAAGTCAGTGCTTTAA